The Nocardioides sp. S5 genome includes a window with the following:
- a CDS encoding STAS domain-containing protein, with translation MEITWDGSTLVLHGAFDVRSTGEVRNAIYACLESGDYDVVVDMSDVTTIDATALRLLAVATRHAWLSGHHLTVRNPGPTVRRMAHLTRLAHAIEVERVAATA, from the coding sequence ATGGAGATCACCTGGGACGGGTCCACGCTGGTGCTGCACGGAGCCTTCGACGTCCGCAGCACCGGTGAGGTGCGCAACGCGATCTACGCCTGCCTCGAGTCCGGCGACTACGACGTCGTCGTCGACATGAGCGACGTGACCACGATCGACGCCACCGCGCTCCGGCTCCTCGCCGTGGCCACCCGTCACGCCTGGCTCTCCGGGCACCACCTGACGGTCCGCAACCCCGGACCGACCGTGCGGCGGATGGCCCACCTGACCCGGCTGGCGCATGCGATCGAGGTCGAGCGCGTCGCTGCCACGGCCTGA
- a CDS encoding protein meaA: MTESERPAKDRPWVMRTYAGHSTAEASNALYRTNLAKGQTGLSVAFDLPTQTGYDPDSPLSRGEVGKVGVPVPHLGEMRKLFAGIPLTEMNTSMTINAVAMWMLALYQVVAEEQAGAVPGGDLSPEEVAGQLAGTTQNDIIKEYLSRGTYAFPPEASMRLIADMIAYTVHQIPKWNPINICSYHLQEAGATPTQELAYALSTAIAVLDEVKAAGQVSEEDFEKVVGRISFFVNAGVRFVEETCKMRAFAQLWDEITRDRYGVQDPKMRRFRYGVQVNSLGLTEAQPENNVQRIVLEMLGVTLSKNARARALQLPAWNEALGLPRPWDQQWSLRLQQVLAFESDLLEYDDIFDGSHVIEAKVAELVEGARAEIDRVQEMGGAIAAVDYMKSELVSSHAARRARIESGEEIIVGVNKFESTEPSPLTADLDGAIMAADPEAERSALASVEAWKQQRDEAEVTEALEALAEAAKTDANLMAPTLVAARAGATTGEWAATLREVFGEYRGPTGVSGAVVAEAGADLVAVRERVRATGEELGGRLRLLVGKPGLDGHSNGAEQVAVRARDAGFEVIYQGIRLTPQQIVAAAVAEDVHCIGLSILSGSHMELVPDVLDGLAEAGLGDLPVIVGGIIPDADGRRLRELGVAAVYTPKDYGLTEIMGGIVDVIRAANGLD, encoded by the coding sequence ATGACCGAATCGGAGCGTCCGGCCAAAGACCGGCCCTGGGTGATGCGCACGTACGCCGGCCACTCCACCGCCGAGGCGTCCAACGCGCTCTACCGCACCAACCTGGCCAAGGGCCAGACCGGCCTCAGCGTGGCGTTCGACCTGCCCACGCAGACCGGCTACGACCCCGACAGCCCGCTGAGCCGCGGCGAGGTCGGCAAGGTCGGCGTACCGGTCCCGCACCTGGGCGAGATGCGCAAGCTCTTCGCCGGGATCCCGCTGACCGAGATGAACACCTCGATGACCATCAACGCGGTCGCGATGTGGATGCTCGCTCTCTACCAAGTGGTCGCCGAGGAGCAGGCTGGAGCCGTTCCGGGGGGCGACCTCTCGCCCGAGGAGGTCGCCGGGCAGCTCGCCGGCACGACCCAGAACGACATCATCAAGGAGTACCTCTCCCGCGGGACCTACGCGTTCCCGCCCGAGGCCTCGATGCGGCTCATCGCCGACATGATCGCCTACACGGTCCACCAGATCCCGAAGTGGAACCCGATCAACATCTGCAGCTACCACCTCCAGGAGGCCGGGGCGACGCCGACGCAGGAGCTCGCCTACGCGCTCAGCACGGCCATCGCCGTGCTCGACGAGGTGAAGGCCGCCGGACAGGTGTCGGAGGAGGACTTCGAGAAGGTCGTCGGCCGCATCTCGTTCTTCGTCAACGCCGGCGTCCGGTTCGTGGAGGAGACCTGCAAGATGCGGGCCTTCGCCCAGCTCTGGGACGAGATCACCCGCGACCGCTACGGCGTCCAGGACCCGAAGATGCGTCGCTTCCGCTACGGCGTGCAGGTCAACTCCCTCGGGCTCACCGAGGCGCAGCCGGAGAACAACGTCCAGCGCATCGTGCTGGAGATGCTCGGCGTGACGCTGTCCAAGAACGCCCGTGCCCGCGCGCTCCAGCTGCCCGCCTGGAACGAGGCGCTGGGACTGCCGCGCCCGTGGGACCAGCAATGGTCGCTGCGGCTGCAGCAGGTGCTCGCCTTCGAGTCCGACCTGCTCGAGTACGACGACATCTTCGACGGCTCGCACGTCATCGAGGCCAAGGTCGCCGAGCTGGTCGAGGGCGCGAGGGCCGAGATCGACCGGGTGCAGGAGATGGGTGGGGCGATCGCCGCCGTCGACTACATGAAGTCCGAGCTGGTGTCCTCCCACGCCGCGCGGCGTGCCCGCATCGAGTCCGGCGAGGAGATCATCGTCGGCGTCAACAAGTTCGAGTCGACCGAGCCGTCGCCGCTGACCGCGGACCTCGACGGCGCGATCATGGCGGCCGACCCCGAGGCGGAGCGGAGCGCGCTCGCGAGCGTCGAGGCGTGGAAGCAGCAGCGGGACGAGGCGGAGGTCACCGAGGCGCTGGAGGCGCTGGCCGAGGCCGCGAAGACCGACGCGAACCTGATGGCCCCGACGCTGGTCGCGGCGCGCGCCGGCGCCACCACGGGGGAGTGGGCCGCCACCCTCCGTGAGGTCTTCGGCGAGTACCGCGGCCCGACCGGGGTCTCCGGCGCCGTGGTGGCCGAGGCGGGGGCCGATCTGGTCGCGGTGCGCGAGCGGGTTCGGGCGACCGGCGAGGAGCTGGGTGGCCGGCTGCGCCTGCTCGTCGGCAAGCCGGGGCTCGACGGACACTCCAACGGCGCCGAGCAGGTCGCCGTACGCGCCCGCGACGCCGGGTTCGAGGTCATCTACCAGGGCATCCGGCTCACGCCGCAACAGATCGTGGCCGCGGCCGTGGCCGAGGACGTGCACTGCATCGGGCTGTCGATCCTGTCCGGCTCGCACATGGAGCTGGTGCCCGACGTCCTCGACGGGCTCGCCGAGGCCGGCCTGGGCGACCTGCCGGTCATCGTCGGCGGGATCATCCCCGACGCCGACGGCCGGCGGCTGCGCGAGCTCGGGGTCGCGGCGGTCTACACGCCGAAGGACTACGGGCTGACCGAGATCATGGGCGGCATCGTCGACGTGATCCGCGCGGCCAACGGCTTGGACTGA
- a CDS encoding ferritin — MPAPRFVEQLNAQIGNELSAHNQYLACAIYYDALTMPRMAAFFYDQALEERSHAMMMVQYLLDTDAEVTIPAVAAPTSLFADLVAPVELALAQERTVTDQINGLLRIAREESDFASEQFMQWFIKEQVEEVATMSDLLAVVRRNHDDIEEYVAREHGAEGEDATAPRQAGASG, encoded by the coding sequence GTGCCCGCCCCCCGCTTCGTCGAGCAGCTGAACGCCCAGATCGGCAACGAGCTGTCCGCGCACAACCAGTACCTCGCGTGCGCGATCTACTACGACGCGCTGACCATGCCCCGCATGGCGGCCTTCTTCTACGACCAGGCGCTCGAGGAGCGCAGCCACGCGATGATGATGGTCCAGTACCTCCTCGACACCGACGCCGAGGTCACCATCCCGGCCGTCGCCGCCCCCACCTCGCTCTTCGCCGACCTCGTCGCGCCCGTCGAGCTGGCGCTGGCGCAGGAGCGGACGGTCACCGACCAGATCAACGGCCTGCTGCGCATCGCGCGGGAGGAGAGCGACTTCGCCTCCGAGCAGTTCATGCAGTGGTTCATCAAGGAGCAGGTCGAGGAGGTCGCGACCATGAGCGACCTGCTCGCAGTGGTGAGGCGCAACCACGACGACATCGAGGAGTACGTCGCCCGCGAGCACGGCGCAGAGGGTGAGGACGCGACCGCTCCGCGCCAGGCCGGCGCCTCGGGCTGA
- a CDS encoding FAD-dependent oxidoreductase produces MGRVIVVGAGVVGLTCAVRLLEAGHRVDIVARDLPLETTSVVAAALWYPYRALPQDRVTAWAATSYAVFADLARDERTGVRMLTGTEVLRTPQPDPWWRAAVPSLDRETALPPGYTDGWTFVSPVVDMPVHLRWLKARVEELGGTLTRMNLSALPADGTLVVDATGLGARHFGADPSVTPVRGQVVVLEQVGLERWTLDADGPTYVVPRSREIVVGGTAEEGEWSRTPDPATAEAVLRRATALVPELEGARVLRHKVGLRPVRPTVRLERVGDVIHTYGHGGAGVTLSWGCAADVVGLAGE; encoded by the coding sequence ATGGGGCGTGTGATCGTCGTCGGGGCCGGTGTCGTCGGGCTGACCTGCGCGGTGCGACTGCTGGAGGCCGGCCATCGTGTCGACATCGTGGCGCGCGACCTGCCGCTGGAGACGACGTCCGTGGTGGCCGCCGCGCTCTGGTACCCCTACCGCGCGCTGCCGCAGGACCGGGTCACCGCCTGGGCCGCGACGTCGTACGCGGTGTTCGCCGACCTGGCTCGCGACGAGCGCACGGGCGTGCGGATGCTCACCGGGACCGAGGTGCTGCGCACCCCGCAGCCCGACCCGTGGTGGCGCGCGGCCGTGCCGTCGCTGGACCGCGAGACCGCCTTGCCTCCCGGCTACACCGACGGCTGGACCTTCGTGAGCCCGGTCGTGGACATGCCGGTCCACCTCCGCTGGCTCAAGGCCCGCGTCGAGGAGCTCGGCGGCACGCTGACGCGGATGAACCTGTCCGCGCTGCCCGCCGACGGCACGCTCGTGGTCGACGCGACCGGATTGGGCGCACGGCACTTCGGTGCCGATCCTTCCGTGACGCCCGTGCGGGGGCAGGTGGTCGTCCTCGAGCAGGTCGGCCTCGAGCGGTGGACGCTCGACGCGGACGGACCGACCTACGTGGTCCCGCGTTCGCGCGAGATCGTCGTCGGCGGCACGGCAGAGGAGGGGGAGTGGAGCCGCACCCCGGACCCCGCGACGGCCGAGGCGGTCCTGCGCCGCGCGACCGCGCTCGTGCCGGAGCTGGAGGGCGCGCGGGTCCTGCGGCACAAGGTCGGGCTGCGTCCCGTCCGCCCCACGGTCCGGCTCGAGCGGGTCGGCGACGTGATCCACACCTACGGCCACGGGGGCGCGGGCGTGACGCTGTCGTGGGGCTGCGCCGCCGACGTGGTGGGGTTGGCCGGTGAGTGA
- a CDS encoding histidine phosphatase family protein produces MSDLQCAARVFVARHGEAVYESELLSDAGGWLSPLGREQARALAERLAPERISRVWTSDMARAVQTGEIVAAALGAHVVVRTGLREFGVGHAAGTTGDPDPFAETFAAWLDGDLTARIPGGESGEDVVQRYTAVLEEIADAHRGESVLVVSHGGVMCMALSALARNLALSHSRDVPMPNCGVVALEGDADGWVARSWADQPLS; encoded by the coding sequence GTGAGTGACCTCCAGTGCGCCGCCCGGGTGTTCGTGGCCCGGCACGGCGAGGCCGTCTACGAGAGCGAGCTGCTGAGCGATGCCGGGGGCTGGCTGAGCCCGCTGGGGCGCGAGCAGGCGCGGGCGCTCGCCGAGCGGCTGGCGCCCGAACGCATATCCCGCGTGTGGACCAGCGACATGGCCCGCGCCGTGCAGACCGGCGAGATCGTGGCGGCCGCGCTCGGTGCCCACGTCGTCGTACGCACGGGGCTGCGCGAGTTCGGCGTCGGCCACGCCGCCGGCACGACCGGTGACCCCGACCCCTTCGCGGAGACCTTCGCGGCCTGGCTCGACGGGGACCTCACCGCGCGGATCCCCGGTGGGGAGAGCGGCGAGGACGTGGTCCAGCGCTACACCGCGGTGCTGGAGGAGATCGCCGACGCGCACCGCGGGGAGTCGGTGCTGGTCGTCAGCCACGGGGGCGTGATGTGCATGGCCCTGTCCGCCCTGGCGCGCAACCTCGCGCTGAGCCACTCGCGCGACGTGCCGATGCCGAACTGCGGGGTCGTCGCCCTCGAGGGCGATGCGGACGGCTGGGTGGCCCGGTCGTGGGCCGACCAGCCCCTCAGCTGA
- a CDS encoding DUF952 domain-containing protein, with protein sequence MPEILPDRIFHIATDADWRRTLETGTYSTSTVGRTLEEEGFIHASRREQVQGVFDRYYRGLGEHLVLLTIDPARLTGAEVRVEAVGDDTYPHVYGPINRSAVVDVAPLDRRGGTETLMSLWIKGMASRMGVALVVMALVAVVVLVAALS encoded by the coding sequence GTGCCCGAGATCCTGCCTGACCGCATCTTCCACATCGCCACCGACGCGGACTGGCGCCGCACCCTGGAGACGGGCACCTACTCCACCTCCACCGTGGGCCGCACCCTGGAGGAGGAGGGCTTCATCCACGCCTCGAGGCGCGAGCAGGTGCAGGGCGTCTTCGACCGCTACTACCGCGGCCTCGGCGAGCACCTGGTCCTGCTGACCATCGACCCGGCGCGTCTCACCGGCGCGGAGGTCCGCGTCGAGGCGGTCGGCGACGACACCTACCCCCACGTCTACGGCCCGATCAACCGCAGTGCGGTCGTCGACGTGGCTCCCCTCGACCGCCGCGGAGGCACCGAGACGCTGATGTCGCTGTGGATCAAGGGGATGGCCTCGCGGATGGGCGTCGCGCTGGTCGTGATGGCACTCGTGGCCGTGGTCGTGCTGGTGGCGGCGCTCAGCTGA